The genomic segment tattttacaatgcGTGCACGAACGACACGTTCCATCATAGATAGAAAAACAGCGATCTCTTCTTCTCGAATtctaaacgaatatttttttagggGAAAGACGAACGTCTCTCCGTGTTCCGTTTCATGCTCAGCGATGTACAGTTTACAGCGTAGACGTGCTACTAATTCTAATTTAGGCCCGCTGTCTACGAAGCGTCGCTTCATAGAAACGTAACCGTAGACGAAAACGATTAGCCGCTGTTCAAGCGCACATTGCTTTACGACGACCGTACTGAAGCTCGGTCTGCACATCGAAAAAACATGTCATGATGCATCGACACTCAGCTTTCACGAAATCTGCATCAGTTTTAACCTACGTTGAAATACATGTTTCAAAATGTCCGATTATTTTCCAACTCCGGTATTGTTATCATCAATCGGACTATCGCAGATCATAAATTGATCGATGTGTcgattgtaaaaaaatacaaaattaaagattctCCTCGAGAGGAGATTTATTTCCTACGAAATCGTATTCGGTATCCTAATTCCTGCATCGATACGAGATAGTTTCGATACAGATCCGCCGATACAGATCTACGTACACTGTAACATGTCTGACGAAAGCTGCTTACCGATGCATGGTAATATGTTTCGACGCACAGAGTCTCATTTCACTGTTGGTATCAACGCGCTAATACTCGTCTATGACACTTCGTGGATAGCGGACCTTAGCTATTCAAATGTACAGCGTTTCTGGAATCTAAACAAAATGCTACGAAAGGAGgggtcgatcgaacgattccaTGGTAAATACATCGAATCGTAGACAAAATTCTactagaatttgaaaaaaaagttTTACAAAAAGTTCTGTAAAGCTATTTGAGTGGCTATTACCATGGAATAATTCAGTTGAGCCTACATTGCGTTTGACCCAGATCGGTTCTCACGGTACAGTCAGTTCAGCTTGTGCTTGCTTTCGTTACGCGACCCGAATCAAGATGAAAGTCTCGGAAACTCGCTGTTCCTGTTGCGCGAAACCGTTTCAAGTAACCCTCCGATTGCTTTCTAACTCTGTTTCTTAGTCGCGAACATGTCCAATATTAATTCCGATCAAATATACAAAGTTTTCCAATAATCGCGGTACAAAGGGGAATGATTCTGCGTGAAAAAGCAAGTCGAAGACATAGAGGAAACTTTGTTCGTACCTcgttttgttttcgagaaaatcgagtttcaaAAGTCGTCAGCTATACCCGAACTTCGCTAATTGCGGACCGATCGATAGCGAATAATCAGCAGGAAATTTATTCTACGCGCGAGAATTAGTCgcaaatgtagaataaaattttgttttgaagaaaaataattttggaaattcgTCACACGCCTGTACGAGGCTAAATTCTTAACTAGAGACGATCAAGCTCTAATTCCGTGAAAACGAGCCTTTAAACGTGGAAATTTTACCCATTTAAACcacatttttcgtttatctTCGCATATACAATAATCTCCTGACGATTGTTTATTCATATCCAATAAACAATTAGTAGATTATTCCCCGACACCAAGcaaattttcatcaaattcgattttctcaaaaacaaAGCGCCACctgaagaaattatattctatattttcgacttattttttcacgtacaACCATCCACCTGCCGATTAATAGAACGTGCCGTGATTAATAGAACACGCTGCATGTTATCAAGAAACGTATCGCAGTATGAACACACCTAAAAAATGATACGTTTGATTTTTAGGTAAGAGATGGACTGAAGATTCTACGAAATTTGACGTGGAAGCGGAAATGACCGTAATCAAAGGGAAGAAGTGTATGATGTTGTTGCAAGAGTACCTGCATGGGGCTGCTCTGGTTGTCAACCTTGTCGATACCATCGACAGGTTGTTGAGGACCTCCTAGAAGAGCGGTGAGCACTCTGAGTCCTACTGACAGTAAATTTGCCCAAGGACTGGTTGGTGCTCCATCGTCGATCTCGTTTTTGCTTGGACCGGCTACACCGCCTGTTTGCCCTAAGAGCATCTGCATCAGCATGCTCAACATGTTCGACCACGAAAACCCGGTACTGCTACCTTCCTGGTGGAACAAAACGGAGAAACGTTTAGTCTAAAATAGAGAAAACGGAAGTTCGAAATGAATCAATTTGCATGAGAAGAAACAAATAccaggttgtcccaaaagttcctttcattttacaaggaaataacagatgcacaacattttttgttttatattatttcattgaattatgtGTTTTGTActattactacaaaatggatcatacataattcaacaaaataatataaaaagaaagagaatgtTGAGAATCTATTACTTTCTGGTAAAGCGAAAAAATCTTTCATGGACAATCTAATACGATTATAACTGAtgatgttaattattattattgtatactacatatgtatagtaatggacaaaagaaagtttataaaacaAGAAGTGTGAGAGTAAGCCAACGTAATTTTCTACCAagaaaattcctatttttcttttttttaagtatattctgaaaaatattaatctgcataaaaattcgcagtctaataatatatgtatgtatactcTGTGAGATAGAAGACTGTTAGCGATATGGTGAAAAACTTCGTGAAATATGGTAAAAACTTTTGTACTAAAGAATTACTAAAATACATAGtgtatcgattaaaaaaaaaaaaaaatagaaaaagtttcTAATAGTTTACTTGAATCTGATTGGTGCTGATGTCATCCAGGTCATCGAGGGCGACCTTCTTCATAGCGTTTGGCTTCTCCGCGAATTTCCTCTCGTCCCTCACCTGCTGTTGGAACTGTTGCGGATATTGAGGATGCTGTGGCAGTGATGCTGCTTGTCCAAGAACAAGCGCCACCAAGCATAGCGACACGTACTGATTGTATTTCAttctgaaaagaaaattcaaccTTCTCCATCATCGTCGATCAATACCAAAAGAGCAATcgattcgataattaattagaaaaaagagTTCTTAATCACGAGTAGATGTAACAAGTCTGATGCAACACTCTCGccttctctccctctctctctctaacaTCGAATGActcaaaagaaaaaacacgGATGGAGAACCGAATTTGAAGAAGAATTCAAACTTTTTATATGGAATCAAAAAATGTCGCAACTTCCGTTCTTAACGCTGCCACGATCCTCGAATTTGCATGTTTCAATCTTGCTCTCACTGTTACAAACGAAAAggtttttagtattttaagaaaatgtttaatatgaaataatatttaaaataaagttgaaGTTATACACACCAATAAGAGACTTTTGACGATGAAAGGAGGCAACAGCAGagctgaatttatttttctacctcCTTTCTTTTGAACAATTATATGCTCTCTCAAGGAAGAGAGTCCTTAATTACGCGTAAATATAACTGACGTCACGCTCTCTCCAGCATCGAATGACTCaaaagagaaaacaagaaCGTAGAATCGAATCAAGAGGAATTCGAATTCACTATATCGATTCACGCTCCAAATATGTCGCAGCTTCCGGTCTTCAATTTATTCATCTATCTGCTTTCCTTTGAATGATTGAATGAATACTATAATAACCACGAGCTCTCAAAATTTGCAGAATCAAACTTACAAACAGATGAAAATAATCTTCGGCGTCGATTACTAAATTGCGAATGTTTATACAGATTCACACTCTTATGAATACAATTaccaaaaatgaaatttaaatagagatttctttcatcttttacGTACTACAAAGAAATGCAGTAGTTTGgatactttttacatttttgtatctaAATCTGgtgaatgaaaattcaatatgaatgaaaataatcatACCATCGcactttggaaattttctatatttttgcttttaaaCTTCCCGTAAATGCAACTGCACTTTGCCAGTCTATCGATTACAAGTGTTCAATCAGAAGTACCTGGTAACCGGAGcgggaaataatttttccttatttttttcttttttttttttgatataccatataatatagaaagaaagacataGTGGCCAGAGAAAATTCTAcatattcttaattaatacaaaaagaaGATCGTAGGATCTAGACGGTTCCGTGATCTCGATGGAAGGCTACGTTCATCTAGGTAGTCCGGTATCGATAACCTTGATCTTGAGCCTCGGTGCATTGGTGAGGAAAAAGCAAAGCGATCGCGCGCACGCGAAACGAATAAAGCGGAATGGTACTGGCGTAAAGCGGAGGAACGACGCATCGAGCGACAGGAAAGTGTGTCAAAGCGGTTAAGGTCATCCTGGCACCACCAAGTAGCCCACTTCTCGATCGAAGCTACCGGTTTGTTGAACCCGGCAGGTACCGTTACCTGAAAACGCGGTCGCGACCTACTGACGTCTTCCTCGTCCTCGACTGTACCGGTTGGTTGGttgaggaagaaaaataaataaataaaaaaataaaaggaagaacatTGCCCAGCAAAAGGAAATCATAGAAATCCGACCTCCCTGGGTAATTAAAAAGGGAGTTGAACAAGTTTCTGATAAAtgttcgaagaaattaaagtgGAAGATTGAGTACGATCGACATATGACAATATAcgatacaaataaaagaaagaattaaggAACACTTTGTGCTTTGACGATgattatttatagataaagaaagaattaaaaaaaacgtttcgttcgtttcttggATTCAATGATAGAACGTAAATGAATAGAGGAATTCCAAGGAATGATTTTCGAAAGCAAATAGAAAAGACGTAGCGTGAAGCCACGCCTCTCGGAAACGGTACCTGCCGCGGCGGAAAAATCGCGAACGATTTCTAACTGTAGCCGGCATCTGGAAAAGGCATTTGCTACCTGTTCCTAGCTCGTCGAATTCGTTCGCGTATCGTCGATTTCTAACACGGCAGAAAGAATCTTCCATATTCGATGCCCTTACATCGAACGCTGATACTCTCGACCACTGAACAAGTGTTATAAATCGAgcttaaaattgttttcattgAAAGAGCGATCGAACCGAACTTTTGAAATTACATTCCCGCGGGTCCAAACGATTTAAGTACGAATGCAAAATGATCTGTCAGTATTGGAACTggaaaaaaatggaagagTTCGTTGAAGGATCCTACGAgagaatttcgataatttgaaCGTTAAATCGCAGTGATCGGAGGAAAGTAACGTGTGATACGCGAGTGTCGATGTATCTGGGCAAACTGTAAGGTACTTACTTCGTTACTTCCAGGTAGACTTCCTTGACACTGACTCTCAGTTCTGAAGATGAAATTCCACGCGAGGTGTTCTATATAGCTTGCGGATTCACGTGGGGGTAAGCCGCACGGCCAATGACCACACACCTTTGGCACTATTTTCAATGGAACGGACCAATCCTCTGCCGTTTCTCTTCGCTGTCGATCCCGAAGGTCTACTTTTCGAATACTTTTCGTTCAGATTTTACGGTTTCAACATTCCACCAGCCTTTTATCGCGATCGAATACTCTCGCACAAAACAATGCACGAACGAACGTTCGGTTACCGAgttttccctctttccctaTGTTTTGCTTCGTTGATTACTGAAATTATTTCTGACAAAGTTCAAAGGATGCATCTCGTAGCTTAATTATAATTCGCGACTGTCCGGAACTGAGCTCGTGCTATATCATTCTGAAACGTAGCTCTGCCATGGCTAGaacgtgaatatttatgcatctatgggaaatttcaaagtgCAAGATTATAGTGCATAGATGTACGAGATACTAGCTAATAATTAAcagttaaaagaaataaaacagaatagTAACATTATATAAGAATTAGGAATCCGATAGAAGAATCTGCTGTACTCTAAGAAACTGGAAGTAAAAATCCAATCGATCTGCTTGTAATAGGCTCTGAGCCTACAGTAgaagaaacaaatagaaatatacaaaatatccaaagtgtAGCATCATAACGTTCAATACGTGAAACAGATCTCTGGTCGCGTTACATTTCTCCAATAGCATTTATAGAAGTCACGACTGTTTACTCGAAAATGCAAATTCCACGAGACCGTAAAAATCTGTAATCATCGACGCTAGAGGTTTTTTCTTTccaatggaataatttttctacctACTTGCGGCATCGTTTCGAGCTTTCTTGTTTTCCTCGATTCCGTCGAGTTTATCAAGACGGTTAACACAGGCCAGTTAGAATGCAAACGTATCGTACGCCCGTGAATGAGATAAACTTTTCAACCGTTCTCCGGCTGTATCGTGTCATTAGTTCTTTCCAATAAGAACCACACGAAGGATTTCTAAAACAAACGTATAAAAGATATTGGAAactttatcgtttatttatctAAAGAAGGTCAATGTAGTCGAAGGTGTCGGTGAATATTAGAATATCCTGTTCGCACCGATATCAGCCAAACGAATTGAACGCGAAATAAAACGACGATGCATCGTTGGATTGACCCATTCGCTCGTCCACGGCCGGAggctttccttttcttcttgaaGGCCCATTTCGCGTTGCGTGCACCCTAGACTAGGCGGTCGCGATTCATCATAACTGTTTCAGTAGCGGGATGCTGGAGTCGTGTCTTCTTATTAGGAGCATCTCGCTAATCACCGCGTATAAGAGCGACCTGCAATTCGCGAAAAAAATAAGTCGGACCTTCGGTGAACCTACTTGCATACGTGTATTCGATTTTCAACGCTTCATCGTTCTTTGATACTTTTGATCAGTGGTCTATCGGTGTACAATTTTCGGACGTTCtatgaaagaaattcgataGAGGAATTTCGTTAGAACAATCGGGGGCGGATTTACCTCGAAGCTAATGACGCTGTAAACCCCGGAAAGCTATGGGGGCCGGGAGGTGGCTGTCGAAAAGCTTGATGAACGATCTTCggaattacataaaatacgTTTGTTGGTAGGCGAAGACTGAGGCAATGATTTTAGTTTAGCTGGTACGATGTCCGTTGAATCAACACGTATAGAATGTTCGAGACGGCCATCGAGCGCTCCGTGTTGAATTCTGAAGTGTTTTGGAGGATCCTCGCGTTTAcaagaatacgtgaaaaaaaaattgaatcgaacGGGACTCGCTTACCATGACAGTTTTGAAGACGATTCTACACTGACCATCGTATCGTGCGTATCTTGCGACAGGTT from the Bombus pyrosoma isolate SC7728 linkage group LG11, ASM1482585v1, whole genome shotgun sequence genome contains:
- the LOC122572520 gene encoding uncharacterized protein LOC122572520 isoform X2, giving the protein MKYNQYVSLCLVALVLGQAASLPQHPQYPQQFQQQVRDERKFAEKPNAMKKVALDDLDDISTNQIQEGSSTGFSWSNMLSMLMQMLLGQTGGVAGPSKNEIDDGAPTSPWANLLSVGLRVLTALLGGPQQPVDGIDKVDNQSSPMQFISIVINLLDALKTSFSHRSLAARSMGRRDTVSEAAVASISMLKGYMRSVKSFNNVGRAEDEGQRGCAERALCEASAECVADAQGTSSIFCQLGSYATSYLLQRQSGVGFEALYEAGRRGRTGEDCRTLFMDCNAV